A window of Acinetobacter sp. TR3 contains these coding sequences:
- the ribH gene encoding 6,7-dimethyl-8-ribityllumazine synthase produces the protein MAIRRIEGLLHLASEGRYAILVGRFNSFVVEHLLEGAIDTLKRHGVSEDAITVIHAPGAWELPIVAKKLAASNKFDAIIALGAVIRGSTPHFDFVAGECAKGLGVVALESTMPVINGVLTTDSIEQAIERSGTKAGNKGSEAALTAIEMVNLLKAI, from the coding sequence ATGGCAATTCGCCGAATTGAAGGTTTATTACATCTCGCAAGCGAAGGTCGTTATGCGATCTTAGTAGGACGTTTCAACAGCTTCGTGGTTGAACATTTACTTGAAGGCGCGATCGACACTCTAAAACGTCATGGTGTTTCAGAAGATGCGATTACTGTTATTCACGCACCAGGTGCGTGGGAACTTCCTATCGTTGCAAAAAAATTAGCGGCTTCAAACAAATTTGATGCCATCATTGCACTCGGTGCAGTGATCCGTGGTAGTACACCACATTTTGATTTTGTTGCAGGTGAATGTGCGAAAGGTTTAGGTGTAGTTGCACTTGAAAGCACAATGCCTGTGATCAATGGTGTCTTAACGACAGACAGCATTGAACAAGCAATCGAACGTTCAGGTACGAAAGCAGGAAACAAAGGTAGCGAAGCTGCATTGACTGCAATCGAAATGGTTAACTTATTAAAGGCAATTTAA
- the nusB gene encoding transcription antitermination factor NusB, with protein sequence MSQTLQAAYAAKRKARRFAVQGIYEWQMSHNPVHEIEARTRVENAMHKVDLNYYHELLTQVVAQHEALDELLIPVLDRELTALDGVELATLRLGAYELRDHLEVPYRVVLDEAIELAKHFGGADSHKYINGVLDRLSSKLREAEKQQAK encoded by the coding sequence ATGTCGCAAACACTTCAGGCCGCTTATGCAGCGAAACGCAAAGCACGTCGTTTTGCTGTACAAGGGATTTATGAATGGCAAATGAGTCATAACCCTGTCCATGAAATTGAAGCACGTACACGTGTAGAAAATGCTATGCACAAAGTTGACCTTAACTATTACCATGAATTGCTCACTCAAGTGGTTGCTCAACATGAAGCTTTAGATGAGTTACTCATCCCTGTACTTGATCGTGAGTTAACTGCACTAGATGGTGTAGAACTTGCAACCTTACGACTTGGTGCTTATGAATTACGAGATCATCTCGAAGTTCCATACCGCGTTGTACTTGATGAAGCAATTGAGCTAGCAAAACACTTTGGTGGTGCAGACAGCCATAAATACATCAATGGTGTATTAGACCGTCTTTCATCAAAGCTTCGTGAAGCTGAAAAACAGCAAGCAAAATAA
- the thiL gene encoding thiamine-phosphate kinase yields MAEFSIIERYFKRASKSDVSLGIGDDSAIVTPPSSQQLVICADTLVAGRHFPLDTSAHAIGWKSVAVNLSDLAAMGAKPHSILLALSLPTVDHDWLAGFSQGLFDCCDQFGVSLIGGDTTQSTQLTISVTALGWIEQGQAITRAGAQVGDYVCISGQIGDAAFGLQHLGHPLQQRLDYPTPRCNLGQQLKGLASSMIDVSDGLAQDLGHILNASKVGATLQLEQLPIDQSLKNIDLRQAWHYALAGGDDYELCFTISPQNFEKLSRQQLDVPLTIIGKITQQTGLLFEYMGENYPLQIHGYQHFA; encoded by the coding sequence ATGGCTGAGTTTTCAATTATTGAGCGGTACTTTAAACGTGCATCAAAATCTGATGTCAGTTTAGGTATCGGTGATGACTCAGCCATCGTCACCCCTCCTTCTTCACAACAACTCGTGATCTGTGCAGATACATTGGTTGCTGGTCGACATTTTCCCTTAGATACCTCTGCCCATGCCATTGGCTGGAAAAGTGTCGCGGTCAATTTATCTGATCTCGCCGCAATGGGTGCAAAACCACATAGTATTTTACTCGCACTCAGCCTCCCTACCGTTGATCATGACTGGTTGGCTGGATTTAGTCAGGGTCTTTTTGATTGTTGCGATCAATTTGGTGTGAGTCTGATTGGTGGCGATACCACTCAAAGCACCCAACTCACTATAAGTGTCACCGCTTTAGGCTGGATTGAACAAGGTCAAGCCATCACGCGTGCAGGTGCACAAGTGGGTGACTATGTCTGTATTAGTGGGCAGATTGGTGATGCCGCGTTTGGATTACAACACTTAGGACATCCTCTACAACAACGCTTAGATTATCCAACACCTCGTTGTAATTTGGGGCAACAGCTAAAAGGTTTAGCCTCAAGTATGATTGATGTTTCAGATGGACTCGCACAAGATTTAGGACATATTCTGAATGCCTCAAAAGTAGGTGCAACATTACAGCTTGAGCAGCTTCCGATAGATCAGTCACTAAAAAATATAGATTTGCGACAAGCTTGGCATTATGCGCTTGCAGGTGGTGATGATTACGAATTATGTTTTACAATATCACCGCAAAATTTTGAAAAACTGTCACGACAACAATTAGATGTTCCGCTTACAATAATCGGCAAAATTACCCAACAAACTGGATTGTTATTTGAGTATATGGGTGAGAATTACCCACTACAAATTCATGGATACCAACATTTTGCATAA
- a CDS encoding phosphatidylglycerophosphatase A family protein, with protein MDTNILHKPPIHFKQMTWFDRCIVFCGVGFGSGLSPKAPGTFGSAFALLFTPLWLYLGFNLSVLAITIMSLIGIYICGHTAKVIHVHDDGRIVWDEFAGQSITLLPLLYLQQLNWLWVIVGFIFFRIFDIWKPFPISWADQKVTGGLGIMLDDIIAGLWAALCIFMIHFYFLT; from the coding sequence ATGGATACCAACATTTTGCATAAGCCTCCCATTCACTTCAAACAGATGACTTGGTTCGATCGCTGCATCGTTTTCTGCGGGGTTGGATTTGGTTCTGGTCTCAGTCCTAAAGCACCGGGAACATTTGGTTCTGCATTTGCATTGTTATTTACACCATTATGGTTATATCTCGGTTTTAATTTGAGTGTTTTAGCAATCACGATTATGTCCCTCATCGGTATATACATTTGTGGACATACCGCCAAAGTCATTCATGTACACGATGATGGTCGAATTGTATGGGATGAATTTGCAGGGCAATCTATTACACTCCTACCCTTGCTCTATCTACAGCAATTAAATTGGTTATGGGTCATTGTCGGTTTTATTTTTTTCCGTATATTTGACATCTGGAAACCATTTCCGATTAGTTGGGCAGACCAAAAAGTTACTGGTGGTCTAGGGATTATGCTTGATGACATCATTGCAGGTCTTTGGGCTGCGCTTTGTATTTTTATGATTCATTTTTATTTTTTGACTTAA
- the glmU gene encoding bifunctional UDP-N-acetylglucosamine diphosphorylase/glucosamine-1-phosphate N-acetyltransferase GlmU: MSTTVIILAAGKGTRMRSKLPKVLQPLAGRPLLGHVIQTAKKLHAQNIITIYGHGGDLVKQSFAAEQIEWVEQAEQLGTGHAVQMTLPVLPQDGISLILYGDVPLVRQSTLEQLLEASNQSGIGMITLNVENPTGYGRIVRQADKIQAIVEHKDASDEQRLIQEINTGIYCVSNAKLHQWLPKLSNNNVQGEYYLTDIVAMAVADGLEIASIQPELEFEVEGVNDRLQLATLERQFQQQQAKELMQQGVHLIDPNRFDLRGTVKCGQDVQIDVNVIIEGDCELGDNVQLGAGCILKNTRIAAGTKVQAYSVFENAIVGENTQIGPFARLRPGANLADDVHIGNFVEVKNSNIGLGSKANHFTYLGDADIGANCNIGAGTITCNYDGANKHRTVIEDNVFIGTNNSLVAPIKIGQGATTGAGSTLTRNVAEHSLAVERSKQFEKANYQRPQKLKK; encoded by the coding sequence ATGTCAACAACTGTTATTATTCTTGCAGCTGGGAAAGGAACGCGGATGCGTTCGAAACTACCCAAAGTTCTCCAACCATTGGCAGGTCGTCCACTTTTAGGACATGTGATTCAAACTGCAAAAAAATTACATGCTCAAAATATTATTACGATCTATGGGCATGGTGGTGATCTTGTTAAACAAAGTTTTGCTGCTGAACAAATAGAATGGGTTGAACAAGCAGAACAGTTAGGAACAGGTCATGCTGTTCAAATGACTCTCCCTGTATTACCTCAAGATGGTATTTCTTTGATTTTATATGGGGATGTTCCACTCGTTCGTCAAAGTACCCTTGAACAGCTACTTGAAGCCTCTAACCAATCTGGTATTGGTATGATTACGCTTAATGTTGAGAATCCAACAGGCTATGGTCGTATCGTTCGTCAAGCAGATAAGATTCAAGCGATTGTTGAGCATAAAGATGCCTCTGACGAACAGCGTCTAATACAAGAAATTAATACTGGTATTTATTGTGTAAGTAATGCCAAATTACATCAATGGTTGCCAAAACTGTCTAATAACAATGTTCAAGGTGAATATTACCTTACGGATATCGTGGCAATGGCCGTTGCGGATGGCTTAGAAATTGCTTCAATTCAACCTGAGCTTGAATTTGAAGTTGAAGGTGTGAATGACCGCCTACAACTTGCAACTTTGGAACGTCAATTTCAGCAACAACAAGCAAAAGAATTGATGCAACAAGGCGTACATTTAATTGATCCAAATCGTTTTGACCTACGTGGAACTGTGAAATGTGGTCAAGATGTACAAATTGATGTCAATGTCATTATTGAAGGTGATTGCGAATTAGGTGACAACGTTCAACTTGGCGCAGGCTGTATTTTAAAAAATACTCGTATTGCGGCAGGCACTAAAGTTCAAGCTTATAGCGTATTTGAAAATGCAATTGTGGGTGAAAATACCCAAATCGGTCCTTTTGCACGCTTACGTCCAGGTGCGAACTTGGCGGATGACGTGCATATTGGCAACTTCGTTGAAGTTAAAAATTCAAATATTGGACTCGGTTCAAAAGCCAATCACTTCACTTATCTAGGTGATGCAGATATTGGTGCGAATTGTAATATTGGTGCAGGGACAATCACTTGTAATTATGATGGCGCAAATAAACATCGTACTGTGATTGAAGACAATGTATTTATTGGTACCAATAACTCATTGGTTGCACCGATCAAAATTGGTCAAGGTGCAACAACAGGCGCAGGCTCAACCTTAACTCGAAATGTGGCTGAGCATAGTTTAGCTGTCGAACGATCTAAACAGTTTGAAAAAGCAAATTATCAACGTCCCCAAAAGCTGAAAAAATAA
- the glmS gene encoding glutamine--fructose-6-phosphate transaminase (isomerizing) → MCGIVGGVAERSVTDILIEGLKRLEYRGYDSAGLVLLNDQKILRERRVGKVANLAEAVSEQNLMGHVGIAHTRWATHGKPTENNAHPHVSGDVAVVHNGIIENYQDLKDELQALGYVFTSQTDTEVVAHLVNDALKQTDSLLEAVQKVIPRLKGAFALGIVHTAHPDELITVREGSPLVIGVGIGENFISSDQLALLPVTNRFVYLEEGDIARLTRTSIEVFVNGTRVERPIKELDATVSNASKGEYKHFMLKEIYEQPEAIQQTISQALNGNNLREDFLQHANADFDKIQQVQIIACGTSYHAGMIAKYWFEQLIGVPCQVEIASEFRYRTPVIVAHTLYICISQSGETADTLAALRETQKRAQAQNIDISTMTICNVATSSMVRETDHHLLTLAGPEIGVASTKAFTTQLAALMLLILKVGQVKQRLADAQVNEITEALWHCPKVILDTLQGNTEIQRLSALFVEKNHCLFLGRGTHFPIALEGALKLKEISYIHAEGYAAGELKHGPLALVDNEMPVVILAPQDEMLDKLKSNMEEVQARGGELFVFADENSGIHSKDRQHVVHVPAVNEWLAPIVYSIPVQLLSYHVAVLRGTDVDQPRNLAKSVTVE, encoded by the coding sequence ATGTGTGGTATTGTTGGTGGTGTTGCTGAACGTTCTGTAACCGACATCCTCATTGAAGGATTAAAACGTCTCGAATATCGTGGTTACGATTCTGCGGGTTTGGTATTACTGAATGATCAAAAAATCTTGCGTGAGCGTCGCGTAGGTAAAGTTGCAAATCTAGCTGAAGCTGTATCAGAACAAAACTTGATGGGCCATGTGGGTATTGCACATACCCGTTGGGCAACCCATGGTAAACCAACTGAAAATAATGCTCATCCACATGTTTCAGGTGATGTAGCTGTTGTACATAATGGTATTATTGAAAACTACCAAGACCTTAAAGATGAATTACAAGCGCTAGGTTATGTCTTTACCTCACAAACAGATACTGAAGTTGTTGCTCATCTTGTCAACGACGCTTTAAAGCAAACTGATAGCTTACTTGAAGCTGTACAAAAAGTTATTCCTCGCCTAAAAGGCGCTTTTGCACTGGGTATTGTGCATACCGCACACCCTGATGAACTGATTACTGTGCGTGAAGGTTCACCATTGGTAATCGGTGTAGGTATTGGCGAGAACTTTATTAGTTCAGACCAATTGGCTTTATTACCTGTTACTAATCGCTTCGTCTATCTCGAAGAAGGTGATATTGCGCGCTTAACACGTACTAGTATTGAAGTTTTTGTCAATGGAACCCGTGTTGAACGTCCAATCAAAGAATTGGATGCAACTGTCAGCAATGCATCAAAAGGCGAATATAAGCATTTCATGCTCAAAGAAATTTATGAGCAACCAGAAGCGATTCAACAAACGATTTCACAAGCATTGAATGGCAATAATTTGCGTGAAGATTTTCTTCAACATGCCAATGCGGATTTTGACAAAATTCAGCAAGTACAAATCATTGCCTGCGGTACCAGCTACCACGCAGGTATGATTGCAAAATACTGGTTCGAGCAATTGATTGGTGTACCTTGCCAAGTTGAGATTGCAAGTGAATTCCGTTATCGCACGCCTGTCATTGTTGCTCATACACTGTATATCTGTATTTCTCAGTCTGGAGAAACTGCGGATACCTTGGCCGCATTACGCGAAACACAAAAACGTGCTCAAGCTCAGAACATCGACATTAGTACCATGACCATTTGTAACGTTGCCACTTCATCAATGGTTCGCGAAACAGATCATCATTTACTCACGCTTGCTGGTCCTGAAATTGGGGTGGCATCAACTAAAGCCTTTACCACACAACTTGCAGCATTGATGTTGTTAATCTTGAAAGTTGGTCAAGTTAAACAACGTCTTGCAGATGCTCAAGTGAATGAAATTACAGAAGCGCTATGGCATTGTCCGAAAGTGATTTTAGATACTTTACAAGGCAATACTGAGATTCAGCGCCTATCAGCACTCTTCGTTGAAAAGAACCACTGCTTGTTCTTAGGACGTGGCACACACTTCCCTATCGCATTAGAAGGCGCATTGAAACTGAAAGAAATTTCATACATTCATGCTGAAGGATATGCGGCTGGTGAACTCAAGCATGGTCCATTGGCTTTAGTAGACAATGAGATGCCTGTCGTGATCTTGGCTCCACAAGACGAAATGCTCGATAAGTTAAAATCGAATATGGAAGAAGTTCAAGCTCGTGGTGGGGAACTCTTTGTTTTTGCTGATGAAAACAGTGGTATTCATAGCAAAGATCGCCAACATGTCGTTCATGTTCCAGCTGTCAATGAATGGTTAGCACCAATTGTGTACAGTATTCCTGTGCAATTGCTCTCGTATCATGTTGCTGTATTACGTGGTACCGACGTTGACCAACCACGTAACCTTGCTAAGAGCGTAACAGTCGAATAA
- a CDS encoding YitT family protein, with product MNTDQNISLVSPVMPVIDQHSKIEDGLAMLIGTFILSFAMTLLQQAGIMTGGTAGLSLLLHYITDIKFGVLFFLINIPFYYFAYKKMGMALVVKTFIAVGLLAGFTEIIPHFFHLSSVNPIYATIFANVLMGVSFLILFRHRSSLGGINLLVLYLQERFNIPAGKVQMGIDVTILLVSLFFVDWKLILISILGAVILNSIILLNHKSSRYVA from the coding sequence ATGAATACCGATCAGAATATATCTTTGGTCAGTCCAGTCATGCCCGTGATTGACCAACACTCTAAGATTGAAGATGGATTGGCAATGTTAATTGGAACATTCATTCTATCGTTTGCCATGACTTTATTGCAGCAAGCAGGGATTATGACAGGTGGTACAGCGGGCTTATCTTTATTGCTCCACTACATTACCGACATCAAATTTGGTGTTTTATTTTTCCTGATCAATATCCCATTTTATTATTTTGCCTATAAAAAAATGGGCATGGCATTAGTCGTCAAGACATTTATTGCCGTTGGATTATTAGCTGGTTTTACCGAAATTATTCCTCATTTTTTTCATTTATCTAGTGTAAATCCAATTTATGCTACGATTTTTGCGAATGTGTTGATGGGGGTAAGCTTTCTGATTTTATTTCGCCATCGCTCAAGCTTAGGAGGAATCAACCTCTTAGTTCTATATTTACAAGAACGCTTTAACATTCCAGCAGGTAAAGTGCAGATGGGAATTGATGTTACCATCTTATTAGTTTCGTTGTTTTTCGTAGATTGGAAATTGATTCTAATTTCAATTTTAGGGGCTGTTATTTTAAATTCAATTATTCTTTTGAATCATAAAAGCAGTCGTTATGTGGCTTAA
- a CDS encoding Lrp/AsnC family transcriptional regulator produces MSVELDDFDQKIIHYLQMNGRLANQELAELVGLSTSQCSRRRIQLEQNKIITGYYAQIALSADPTPIMGIIEVKLQNYNDATHDRFVEFLLNEPAVKDIHKLTGSYDFALKVAVKNLDEMVKLIGILSSSNFGVSNLNTSIVLEKLKENGIAIK; encoded by the coding sequence ATGTCAGTTGAACTTGATGATTTTGATCAGAAAATTATTCATTATTTACAAATGAATGGAAGATTAGCTAATCAAGAATTAGCAGAATTGGTGGGATTATCAACTTCTCAATGTTCACGTCGTCGTATTCAGCTTGAACAAAATAAAATTATTACGGGTTACTATGCGCAAATCGCATTAAGCGCAGATCCGACACCGATCATGGGTATTATTGAAGTAAAATTGCAAAACTACAATGATGCGACACACGATCGCTTTGTTGAGTTTCTTTTAAATGAACCTGCGGTGAAAGATATTCATAAACTCACAGGAAGTTATGATTTTGCACTGAAGGTTGCAGTCAAAAATTTAGATGAAATGGTCAAGTTGATTGGGATTTTGTCATCTAGTAACTTTGGCGTCAGTAATTTAAATACATCGATTGTGTTGGAAAAATTAAAAGAAAATGGGATTGCGATTAAGTAA
- the pncA gene encoding bifunctional nicotinamidase/pyrazinamidase — MQTQSHHVALIVVDVQNGFTPGGNLAVAKADQIIPIINQLAKKFEHIVLTQDWHPEQHISFADNHDNKVPFETIELPYGTQVLWPKHCVQGTHDAEFHPDLDVPTAQLVIRKGFHADIDSYSAFMEADRKTPTGLKGYLTEHQIDTVYIVGIATDFCVAWTALDAAQMGFKTYVIEDACKAIDLDGSLQSAWQTMLEQGIERIQSTTILS, encoded by the coding sequence ATGCAGACACAATCTCATCATGTCGCATTAATTGTTGTTGATGTCCAAAATGGATTTACTCCTGGGGGGAATTTGGCCGTTGCAAAAGCAGATCAAATTATTCCGATTATTAATCAACTTGCAAAAAAGTTTGAGCATATCGTGCTAACACAGGACTGGCATCCTGAGCAACATATTTCTTTTGCAGATAATCACGACAATAAAGTGCCGTTTGAAACCATTGAATTGCCGTATGGAACCCAAGTGTTATGGCCGAAACATTGTGTTCAAGGCACTCACGATGCGGAATTTCATCCTGATCTGGATGTTCCAACTGCACAACTGGTTATTCGTAAAGGCTTTCATGCCGATATTGATAGTTATTCTGCTTTTATGGAAGCAGATCGTAAAACACCAACGGGTTTGAAGGGTTATTTAACAGAACATCAAATTGATACAGTATATATCGTAGGGATTGCCACAGACTTTTGCGTTGCGTGGACAGCCTTAGATGCTGCACAGATGGGCTTTAAAACTTATGTTATTGAAGATGCCTGTAAAGCGATTGATTTGGATGGTTCACTACAAAGCGCATGGCAAACAATGTTAGAGCAGGGGATTGAGCGTATTCAATCGACTACAATTTTGTCATAA
- the dapA gene encoding 4-hydroxy-tetrahydrodipicolinate synthase — MTQLAQNIQGSIVAIVTPMFEDGSVDWKSLEKLVEWHIQQGTHSIVAVGTTGEASTLSMEEHTQVIKEVIRVANKRIPIIAGTGANSTREAIELTKAAKELGADAALLVTPYYNKPTQEGLYQHYKAIAEAVDIPQILYNVPGRTGVDMQNETVIRLADVKNIVGIKDATGDVPRGQALIEGLNNKIAVYSGDDETAWELILLGAKGNISVTANVAPKQMSEICEAALVGDKAKAQSLNQQIANLHNILFCESNPIPVKWALHEMGSIGTGVRLPLTALAEQYREPLRTDLKAAGII, encoded by the coding sequence ATGACTCAGCTAGCACAGAATATTCAAGGCTCAATTGTCGCAATCGTCACCCCTATGTTTGAAGATGGCAGCGTAGATTGGAAGAGTCTTGAGAAGCTCGTTGAGTGGCATATCCAACAAGGTACACATAGTATTGTTGCGGTCGGCACGACGGGCGAAGCGTCTACATTAAGCATGGAAGAACACACACAAGTCATCAAAGAAGTGATTCGTGTAGCCAACAAACGTATTCCAATTATCGCAGGTACAGGTGCAAATTCAACGCGTGAAGCGATTGAATTGACTAAAGCTGCAAAAGAATTAGGTGCTGATGCGGCCTTACTCGTTACGCCATATTATAATAAACCAACACAAGAAGGCCTATATCAACACTACAAAGCTATTGCTGAAGCTGTTGATATTCCACAAATTCTTTATAATGTACCAGGTCGTACTGGTGTCGATATGCAAAACGAAACCGTTATTCGTCTTGCTGATGTTAAAAACATTGTTGGTATTAAAGATGCAACAGGCGACGTACCACGTGGTCAAGCCCTCATCGAAGGTTTAAATAATAAAATCGCTGTTTATTCAGGTGATGATGAAACTGCTTGGGAACTCATTTTACTGGGTGCAAAAGGTAATATCTCTGTAACAGCCAATGTTGCACCAAAGCAAATGAGCGAAATTTGTGAAGCTGCGTTAGTTGGAGATAAAGCAAAAGCACAAAGCTTGAATCAACAAATTGCAAATCTACACAATATTTTGTTTTGCGAATCAAACCCAATTCCTGTGAAATGGGCATTGCACGAGATGGGATCAATTGGTACTGGCGTACGCTTACCATTAACCGCTCTAGCAGAACAATATCGTGAACCGCTCCGCACAGATTTAAAAGCTGCGGGAATTATTTAA
- a CDS encoding lipoprotein-34 precursor (NlpB): MQLRLGVVLVISALSLTGCGRFALNNHSLDYKKAQALEPLKFPEGITARPFTPLYPAPTVDPLAIEHAPKLENESGNRYALPRPKAMQNSADNTSATASTVGRPQLVTDGNKNPLLKVDGPTAGAWQYTFATLSSLNYKVISQAENGYEATIKVGDQNYLLKLSAVGSSNTVALFKLDTTFADPAVAAEVLTQIYQNWPA; encoded by the coding sequence ATGCAATTACGTCTTGGTGTTGTCCTAGTCATTTCAGCTTTGAGTTTGACTGGTTGTGGTCGTTTTGCCCTCAATAATCATTCTTTAGATTATAAAAAAGCTCAAGCCCTTGAACCACTCAAATTTCCTGAGGGCATAACGGCAAGACCATTTACGCCATTGTATCCAGCGCCTACGGTTGACCCACTTGCAATTGAGCATGCGCCAAAGCTTGAGAATGAAAGTGGCAACCGCTATGCATTGCCTCGTCCAAAAGCGATGCAAAATTCAGCCGATAATACTTCAGCAACCGCTTCAACAGTGGGTCGCCCACAGCTCGTCACTGATGGGAATAAAAACCCATTACTCAAAGTTGATGGCCCAACAGCAGGTGCGTGGCAATATACTTTTGCAACATTGAGTAGCCTCAACTACAAAGTTATTTCTCAAGCAGAAAATGGCTATGAAGCAACGATTAAAGTAGGCGATCAAAATTACCTACTGAAATTATCGGCTGTAGGCTCAAGCAATACAGTTGCGCTATTCAAACTTGATACAACATTTGCAGACCCTGCTGTTGCAGCTGAAGTGTTAACCCAGATTTACCAAAATTGGCCAGCCTAG
- the purC gene encoding phosphoribosylaminoimidazolesuccinocarboxamide synthase translates to MLKQTLLYTGKAKSVYETDNADHLILVFRDDASAFNGEKIEQLDRKGKVNNRFNAFIMEKLAEAGIETHFEKLLSPTEVLVKKLQMIPVECVIRNYAAGSLCRRLGVEEGKELTPPTFELFFKDDALGDPMVNESQAIALGWATAPQLEKMKELTYQVNDVLKALFDAGNMILVDFKLEFGVFHDRIVLGDEFSPDGCRLWDKDTKKKLDKDRFRQGLGGVVEAYEEVATRLGINLDNI, encoded by the coding sequence ATGTTAAAACAAACCTTGCTCTATACTGGTAAAGCAAAATCTGTATATGAAACAGATAATGCTGATCACCTGATTTTAGTCTTTCGTGATGATGCATCAGCATTCAATGGCGAAAAAATTGAGCAACTAGATCGTAAAGGCAAGGTGAACAACCGTTTTAATGCCTTCATCATGGAAAAGTTGGCTGAAGCGGGTATCGAAACTCATTTTGAAAAGTTACTTTCTCCAACAGAAGTACTTGTAAAGAAATTACAAATGATCCCTGTTGAATGTGTTATTCGTAACTACGCAGCAGGTTCATTATGTCGTCGTTTAGGTGTTGAAGAAGGTAAAGAATTAACGCCTCCAACATTTGAATTGTTCTTCAAAGATGATGCGCTTGGGGACCCAATGGTCAATGAATCTCAAGCAATTGCTTTAGGTTGGGCAACAGCACCTCAACTTGAAAAAATGAAAGAACTGACTTACCAAGTGAATGATGTACTGAAAGCATTATTCGATGCAGGTAATATGATTCTTGTTGATTTCAAACTTGAATTCGGTGTATTCCACGATCGTATCGTATTGGGTGATGAATTCTCTCCAGACGGTTGCCGTTTATGGGATAAAGACACCAAGAAAAAATTAGACAAAGACCGTTTCCGCCAAGGTTTAGGTGGTGTGGTTGAAGCTTATGAAGAAGTTGCTACACGTTTAGGCATTAACTTAGATAATATCTAA